Proteins found in one Ornithorhynchus anatinus isolate Pmale09 chromosome 8, mOrnAna1.pri.v4, whole genome shotgun sequence genomic segment:
- the SLC17A9 gene encoding solute carrier family 17 member 9 isoform X1 gives MKRDGGGDLYWTRPECQVWTVMLLLGTCLLYCARVSMPICALSMNEDFGWNKKQSGIVLSSFFWGYCLTQIIGGHLGDRIGGEKVILLSACAWGFITALTPLLSHLSNAHLVLMTLSRILMGLLQGVYFPALTSLLSLKVRESERAFTYSTVGAGSQFGTLVIGGAGSLLLDWYGWQSVFYFSGLLTLLWVYYMCRYLLNEQELILSLGVLAKGFPMSKQMKIPWKQLFKKAPVWAVIFAQLSSASSFFILLSWLPTFFQETFPDSKGWIFNVVPWLTAIPASLFSGFLSDHLISQGYRTITVRKVMQVIGLGVSSVFALCLGHTSSFCKSVIFASASIGLQTFNHSGISVNIQDLAPSCAGFLFGVANTAGALAGVVGVYLGGYLIETTGSWTSVFNLVAVVSNLGLCTFLIFGEAQRVDTISGYEDL, from the exons ACCCGAATGCCAGGTATGGACTGTGATGCTTCTGCTAGGGAcgtgcctgttatactgtgccCGGGTCTCCATGCCCATCTGTGCTCTGTCAATGAATGAAGATTTTGGCTGGAACAAGAAACAATCTGGAATTGTTTTGAGCAGCTTCTTCTGGGGTTACTGCTTAACCCAGATCATCGGTGGGCACCTCGGTGATCG aattggaggagagaaagtcatCCTCCTTTCAGCATGTGCCTGGGGATTTATCACAGCCCTCACCCCACTGCTGTCACACCTCAGCAATGCCCACTTGGTCCTTATGACCCTCTCTCGAATCCTCATGGGTCTTCTTCAAG GAGTTTATTTCCCAGCTCTGACAAGCCTACTGTCTTTGAAAGTCCGGGAGAGTGAGCGAGCATTCACGTACAGTACTGTGGGTGCTGGTTCTCAGTTTGG GACCCTGGTGATTGGTGGAGCTGGGTCCCTTCTTTTGGACTGGTATGGCTGGCAGAGTGTCTTTTATTTCTCTGGTTTGCTCACTTTGCTTTGGGTTTATTACATGTGCAGATACCTGCTGAATGAACAAG AACTCATACTGTCTCTTGGAGTTTTAGCAAAAGGTTTTCCCAtgtcaaaacaaatgaaaattcCTTGGAAACAGTTATTTAAGAAGGCTCCTGTCTG GGCTGTCATATTTGCTCAGCTCTCTTCAGCCAGTTCATTTTTCATTCTTCTTTCTTGGCTGCCAACTttcttccaagaaacctttccaGACTCTAAG gGCTGGATCTTTAATGTCGTTCCCTGGTTGACTGCTATTCCAGCAAGTTTGTTTAGTGGATTCCTCTCTGATCATCTAATCAGTCAAg GTTATAGAACGATCACTGTACGTAAAGTCATGCAG GTGATCGGTTTGGGTGTTTCAAGTGTTTTTGCTTTGTGTCTGGGCCATACATCAAGCTTTTGTAAATCTGTAATATTTGCATCAGCCTCAATTGGACTTCAGACCTTTAACCACAG CGGCATTTCTGTTAACATCCAGGATTTGGCCCCTTCATGTGCTGGCTTTTTGTTTG GTGTTGCCAACACTGCTGGGGCCTTAGCAG GTGTTGTTGGTGTGTATCTGGGGGGATATCTAATTGAAACCACCGGCTCATGGACTTCTGTTTTCAATCTGGTGGCCGTAGTTAGTAATCTCGGACTGTGTACATTTCTGATATTCGGAGAAGCCCAGAGAGTGGACACAATTTCTGGTTATGAAGACCTGTAG
- the SLC17A9 gene encoding solute carrier family 17 member 9 isoform X2 — MKRDGGGDLYWTRPECQVWTVMLLLGTCLLYCARVSMPICALSMNEDFGWNKKQSGIVLSSFFWGYCLTQIIGGHLGDRIGGEKVILLSACAWGFITALTPLLSHLSNAHLVLMTLSRILMGLLQGVYFPALTSLLSLKVRESERAFTYSTVGAGSQFGTLVIGGAGSLLLDWYGWQSVFYFSGLLTLLWVYYMCRYLLNEQVLAKGFPMSKQMKIPWKQLFKKAPVWAVIFAQLSSASSFFILLSWLPTFFQETFPDSKGWIFNVVPWLTAIPASLFSGFLSDHLISQGYRTITVRKVMQVIGLGVSSVFALCLGHTSSFCKSVIFASASIGLQTFNHSGISVNIQDLAPSCAGFLFGVANTAGALAGVVGVYLGGYLIETTGSWTSVFNLVAVVSNLGLCTFLIFGEAQRVDTISGYEDL, encoded by the exons ACCCGAATGCCAGGTATGGACTGTGATGCTTCTGCTAGGGAcgtgcctgttatactgtgccCGGGTCTCCATGCCCATCTGTGCTCTGTCAATGAATGAAGATTTTGGCTGGAACAAGAAACAATCTGGAATTGTTTTGAGCAGCTTCTTCTGGGGTTACTGCTTAACCCAGATCATCGGTGGGCACCTCGGTGATCG aattggaggagagaaagtcatCCTCCTTTCAGCATGTGCCTGGGGATTTATCACAGCCCTCACCCCACTGCTGTCACACCTCAGCAATGCCCACTTGGTCCTTATGACCCTCTCTCGAATCCTCATGGGTCTTCTTCAAG GAGTTTATTTCCCAGCTCTGACAAGCCTACTGTCTTTGAAAGTCCGGGAGAGTGAGCGAGCATTCACGTACAGTACTGTGGGTGCTGGTTCTCAGTTTGG GACCCTGGTGATTGGTGGAGCTGGGTCCCTTCTTTTGGACTGGTATGGCTGGCAGAGTGTCTTTTATTTCTCTGGTTTGCTCACTTTGCTTTGGGTTTATTACATGTGCAGATACCTGCTGAATGAACAAG TTTTAGCAAAAGGTTTTCCCAtgtcaaaacaaatgaaaattcCTTGGAAACAGTTATTTAAGAAGGCTCCTGTCTG GGCTGTCATATTTGCTCAGCTCTCTTCAGCCAGTTCATTTTTCATTCTTCTTTCTTGGCTGCCAACTttcttccaagaaacctttccaGACTCTAAG gGCTGGATCTTTAATGTCGTTCCCTGGTTGACTGCTATTCCAGCAAGTTTGTTTAGTGGATTCCTCTCTGATCATCTAATCAGTCAAg GTTATAGAACGATCACTGTACGTAAAGTCATGCAG GTGATCGGTTTGGGTGTTTCAAGTGTTTTTGCTTTGTGTCTGGGCCATACATCAAGCTTTTGTAAATCTGTAATATTTGCATCAGCCTCAATTGGACTTCAGACCTTTAACCACAG CGGCATTTCTGTTAACATCCAGGATTTGGCCCCTTCATGTGCTGGCTTTTTGTTTG GTGTTGCCAACACTGCTGGGGCCTTAGCAG GTGTTGTTGGTGTGTATCTGGGGGGATATCTAATTGAAACCACCGGCTCATGGACTTCTGTTTTCAATCTGGTGGCCGTAGTTAGTAATCTCGGACTGTGTACATTTCTGATATTCGGAGAAGCCCAGAGAGTGGACACAATTTCTGGTTATGAAGACCTGTAG